In Dryobates pubescens isolate bDryPub1 chromosome 8, bDryPub1.pri, whole genome shotgun sequence, a genomic segment contains:
- the POLL gene encoding DNA polymerase lambda, which translates to MEPQGIVKAFPKRKKVRGDSGQIIPPKIPKEEGTETSEGWLKPVTAYVLQAGIGQARAKIFHEQIVQNGGAVHTQLSSEVTHVVVAEDMDCDRAFRLLKLTKIPPGLQLVKASWLSACIRDQKLLSTAGYGVFIPRRYLEEGEVQKEQQQQVLGSEEIQPSADEGAAKPKTEAQVGDTLQQDLGTLGLQQLAEKDSDGEDSEGEDATVTQGDLEALISGCYPVKSSEETSDSSSTVAQPVSKWVCAQSSNSKKMNYNQCITEKLEVLAKAYSVQGDKWRALGYSKAINALKSYHKPVTSYQEACKIPGIGKRMAEKILEILESGHLRKLDHISESVPVLELFSNIWGAGVKTAQMWYQQGFRTLDDIRSRAALTSQQAVGLRHYEDFLERMPREEAAQIEQTVRQAALAVKPGLVCVACGSYRRGKPTCGDVDVLVTHPDGQSHRGVFSKLLDSLHRSGFLTDDLVSQEDNGAQKKYLGVCRLPGPAQRHRRLDIIVVPYSEFACALLYFTGSAHFNRSMRALAKTKAMSLSEHALSTAVVRGPGGAKVASGRTLPTPTERDVFVQLGLPYREPSERDW; encoded by the exons ATGGAGCCACAAGGGATTGTCAAAGCCTTTCCCAAAAGGAAGAAGGTGAGGGGTGACTCGGGGCAAATCATCCCTCCAAAGATCCCAAAAGAGGAAGGCACAGAGACATCTGAGG GGTGGCTGAAACCAGTTACTGCCTATGTGTTGCAAGCTGGCATCGGCCAAGCCAGGGCCAAGATCTTCCATGAGCAGATTGTCCAGAATGGGGGTGCTGTACACACCCAGCTGTCCTCAGAGGTGACACACGTCGTTGTGGCTGAGGATATGGACTGCGACCGAGCCTTTCGGCTCCTCAAATTAACCAAGAtccctccagggctgcagctggtgaaGGCCTCGTGGCTAAGTGCTTGCATCAGAGATCAGAAGCTGCTGAGTACTGCTGGCTATGGTGTCTTTATCCCTCGCAG GTACTTGGAGGAGGGAGAAGTACAGaaagagcaacagcagcaggtcctgggCAGTGAAGAGATCCAGCCCTCAGCAGATGAAGgagcagcaaaaccaaaaactgAAGCACAGGTTGGGGATACTTTGCAGCAAGACCTGGGCACCCTtggactgcagcagctggctgag AAAGACTCTGATGGTGAAGACAGTGAAGGAGAAGATGCTACTGTCACCCAGGGAGATCTGGAAGCACTGATTTCTGGCTGCTACCCTGTGAAATCATCAGAAGAGACCAGTGACAGCTCTTCCACGGTGGCCCAGCCTGTCAGCAAGTGGGTTTGTGCCCAGTCCTCCAACAGCAAGAAGATGAATTACAACCAATGCATCACAGAGAAGCTGGAAGTGCTGGCTAAGGCCTACTCTGTCCAGGGGGACAAATGGAGAGCTCTGGGTTACTCCAAAGCCATCAATGCCCTGAAGAGCTACCACAAACCAGTCACCTCCTATCAG GAGGCCTGTAAAATCCCAGGGATCGGGAAACGGATGGCAGAGAAGATCCTGGAGATCCTGGAGAGCGGGCACCTGCGCAAGCTGGATCACATCAGCGAGAGcgtgcctgtgctggagctcttcTCCAACATCTGGGGAGCAGGGGTCAAGACAGCTCAGATGTGGTACCAGCAG GGCTTCCGGACGCTGGATGACATCCGCAGCAGGGCGGCGCTCACCAGCCAGCAGGCCGTGGGGCTGAGGCACTACGAGGACTTCCTGGAGCGCATGCCTCGGGAGGAAGCTGCACAGATCGAGCAGACT GTCAGacaagctgccctggctgtgaaGCCTGGACTCGTGTGTGTGGCCTGTGGGTCCTACCGTCGGGGGAAGCCCACCTGTGGAGATGTGGATGTGCTGGTCACTCACCCAGATGGGCAGTCCCACCGTGGAGTGTTCAGCAAGCTGCTTGACAGCCTTCACAGAAGTG GCTTCCTTACGGACGACCTGGTGAGTCAGGAGGACAACGGCGCTCAGAAGAAGTACCTGGGGGTGTGCCGCCTGCCGGGGCCGGCGCAGCGCCACCGCCGGCTGGACATCATCGTGGTGCCCTACAGCGAGTTCGCCTGCGCCCTGCTCTACTTCACCGGCTCGGCTCACTTCAACCGCTCCATGCGGGCCCTGGCCAAGACCAAGGCCATGAGCCTCTCGGAGCACGCCCTCAGCACCGCCGTGGTGCGAGGCCCCGGGGGCGCCAAGGTGGCGTCTGGCCGCACGCTGCCCACGCCCACCGAGAGAGATGTCTTCGTTCAGCTGGGGCTGCCGTACCGGGAGCCCTCGGAACGGGACTGGTGA
- the DPCD gene encoding protein DPCD has translation MALPSWLERLRAASKTALVQDGIRKIHYLFEDGKEMAEEYDVKTGQLVSRKWREKNTLGGSGKWQVEVGNPDSPFLGTLESELIKESSSNPVFMRKDTLSSFQWRIRNLPYPKEVYSVSVEKEQRCCVIRTTNKKYYKKFSIPDLDRYQLPLDAAALSFTHANNTLIITYQKPKEILAAEEQLQKELKKIKVANSEDGDCKTQ, from the exons ATGGCCCTGCCGAGCTGGCTGGAGCGGCTGCGGGCCGCCAGCAAGACAGCGCTGGTCCAGGACG GGATACGGAAGATCCACTACCTGTTCGAGGATGGGAAGGAGATGGCCGAAGAGTACGACGTGAAGACCGGTCAGTTAGTGA GTAGAAAATGGCGAGAGAAGAACACCCTTGGAGGCTCTGGCAAGTGGCAGGTTGAAGTGGGAAACCCAGACTCACCGTTCCTGGGAACACTGGAATCAGAGCTCAtaaaggaaagcagctccaat CCTGTCTTCATGAGGAAGGATACCCTGAGCAGCTTCCAGTGGCGGATCCGTAACCTGCCCTACCCCAAGGAGGTTTATAGCgtctctgtggagaaggagcagcGCTGCTGTGTCATCCGGACCACCAACAAGAA GTACTACAAAAAGTTCTCTATTCCTGACCTGGACCGATACCAGCTCCCCTTGGACGCAGCTGCTCTCAGTTTCACCCATGCCAACAACACCCTGATCATCACG TACCAGAAACCAAAGGAGATCCtggcagcagaagagcagctgcagaaggagctgaagAAGATAAAGGTAGCTAACAGTGAAGATGGCGACTGCAAGACCCAGTAG